A portion of the Sus scrofa isolate TJ Tabasco breed Duroc chromosome 5, Sscrofa11.1, whole genome shotgun sequence genome contains these proteins:
- the NTF3 gene encoding neurotrophin-3 isoform X2, giving the protein MSILFYVIFLAYLRGIQGNSMDQRRLPEDSLNSLIIKLIQADILKNKLSKQMVDLQENYQSTLPKAEAPREPERGEPAKSEFQPVTAVGPEWLRHQIRYNSPRVLLSDSTPLETPPLYLVEDYVGNPSVANRTARRKRYAEHKSHRGEYSVCDSESLWVTDKSSAIDIRGHQVTVLGEIKTGNSPVKQYFYETRCKEARPVKNGCRGIDDKHWNSQCKTSQTYVRALTSENNKLVGWRWIRIDTSCVCALSRKIGRT; this is encoded by the coding sequence ATGTCCATCTTGTTTTATGTGATATTTCTCGCGTATCTCCGTGGCATCCAAGGGAACAGCATGGATCAAAGGCGTCTGCCGGAAGACTCGCTCAATTCCCTGATTATTAAGCTGATCCaggcagatattttaaaaaacaagctcTCCAAGCAGATGGTGGACCTTCAGGAAAATTACCAGAGCACCCTGCCCAAAGCCGAGGCCCCCCGAGAGCCAGAGCGGGGGGAGCCCGCCAAGTCGGAATTCCAGCCCGTGACGGCCGTGGGCCCCGAATGGCTGCGGCACCAGATACGCTACAACTCCCCCCGGGTCCTGCTGAGTGACAGCACCCCCTTGGAGACCCCTCCCCTGTACCTCGTGGAGGATTATGTGGGCAACCCCTCCGTGGCCAACAGAACGGCGCGGCGGAAGAGGTACGCGGAGCACAAGAGTCACCGGGGGGAGTACTCCGTGTGCGACAGCGAGAGTCTGTGGGTGACCGACAAGTCGTCGGCCATTGACATTCGGGGACACCAGGTCACGGTGCTGGGGGAGATCAAAACGGGCAACTCCCCCGTCAAACAATATTTTTACGAGACGAGATGTAAGGAGGCCAGGCCTGTCAAGAACGGTTGCAGGGGCATCGATGACAAACACTGGAACTCTCAATGCAAAACCTCCCAGACCTACGTCCGGGCACTGACGTCAGAAAACAACAAACTGGTTGGCTGGCGGTGGATACGGATAGACACGTCCTGTGTGTGTGCCTTGTCGCGGAAAATCGGAAGAACATGA
- the NTF3 gene encoding neurotrophin-3 precursor (The RefSeq protein has 6 substitutions compared to this genomic sequence), whose protein sequence is MSILFYMIFLAYLRGIQGNSMDQRRLPEDSLNSLIIKLIQADILKNKLSKQMVDLQENYQSTLPKAEAPREPERGEPAKSEFQPVTAVGPEWLRHHRRYNSPRVLLSDSTPLEPPPLYLVEDYVGNPSVANRTARRKRYAEHKSHRGEYSVCDSESLWVTDKSSAIDIRGHQVTVLGEIKTGNSPVKQYFYETRCKEARPVKNGCRGIDDKHWNSQCKTSQTYFRALTSYNNKLVGWRWIRIDTSCVCALSRKIGRT, encoded by the coding sequence ATGTCCATCTTGTTTTATGTGATATTTCTCGCGTATCTCCGTGGCATCCAAGGGAACAGCATGGATCAAAGGCGTCTGCCGGAAGACTCGCTCAATTCCCTGATTATTAAGCTGATCCaggcagatattttaaaaaacaagctcTCCAAGCAGATGGTGGACCTTCAGGAAAATTACCAGAGCACCCTGCCCAAAGCCGAGGCCCCCCGAGAGCCAGAGCGGGGGGAGCCCGCCAAGTCGGAATTCCAGCCCGTGACGGCCGTGGGCCCCGAATGGCTGCGGCACCAGATACGCTACAACTCCCCCCGGGTCCTGCTGAGTGACAGCACCCCCTTGGAGACCCCTCCCCTGTACCTCGTGGAGGATTATGTGGGCAACCCCTCCGTGGCCAACAGAACGGCGCGGCGGAAGAGGTACGCGGAGCACAAGAGTCACCGGGGGGAGTACTCCGTGTGCGACAGCGAGAGTCTGTGGGTGACCGACAAGTCGTCGGCCATTGACATTCGGGGACACCAGGTCACGGTGCTGGGGGAGATCAAAACGGGCAACTCCCCCGTCAAACAATATTTTTACGAGACGAGATGTAAGGAGGCCAGGCCTGTCAAGAACGGTTGCAGGGGCATCGATGACAAACACTGGAACTCTCAATGCAAAACCTCCCAGACCTACGTCCGGGCACTGACGTCAGAAAACAACAAACTGGTTGGCTGGCGGTGGATACGGATAGACACGTCCTGTGTGTGTGCCTTGTCGCGGAAAATCGGAAGAACATGA
- the NTF3 gene encoding neurotrophin-3 isoform X1: MVTSVTLLQVNKVMSILFYVIFLAYLRGIQGNSMDQRRLPEDSLNSLIIKLIQADILKNKLSKQMVDLQENYQSTLPKAEAPREPERGEPAKSEFQPVTAVGPEWLRHQIRYNSPRVLLSDSTPLETPPLYLVEDYVGNPSVANRTARRKRYAEHKSHRGEYSVCDSESLWVTDKSSAIDIRGHQVTVLGEIKTGNSPVKQYFYETRCKEARPVKNGCRGIDDKHWNSQCKTSQTYVRALTSENNKLVGWRWIRIDTSCVCALSRKIGRT, from the coding sequence CTCTTACAGGTGAACAAGGTGATGTCCATCTTGTTTTATGTGATATTTCTCGCGTATCTCCGTGGCATCCAAGGGAACAGCATGGATCAAAGGCGTCTGCCGGAAGACTCGCTCAATTCCCTGATTATTAAGCTGATCCaggcagatattttaaaaaacaagctcTCCAAGCAGATGGTGGACCTTCAGGAAAATTACCAGAGCACCCTGCCCAAAGCCGAGGCCCCCCGAGAGCCAGAGCGGGGGGAGCCCGCCAAGTCGGAATTCCAGCCCGTGACGGCCGTGGGCCCCGAATGGCTGCGGCACCAGATACGCTACAACTCCCCCCGGGTCCTGCTGAGTGACAGCACCCCCTTGGAGACCCCTCCCCTGTACCTCGTGGAGGATTATGTGGGCAACCCCTCCGTGGCCAACAGAACGGCGCGGCGGAAGAGGTACGCGGAGCACAAGAGTCACCGGGGGGAGTACTCCGTGTGCGACAGCGAGAGTCTGTGGGTGACCGACAAGTCGTCGGCCATTGACATTCGGGGACACCAGGTCACGGTGCTGGGGGAGATCAAAACGGGCAACTCCCCCGTCAAACAATATTTTTACGAGACGAGATGTAAGGAGGCCAGGCCTGTCAAGAACGGTTGCAGGGGCATCGATGACAAACACTGGAACTCTCAATGCAAAACCTCCCAGACCTACGTCCGGGCACTGACGTCAGAAAACAACAAACTGGTTGGCTGGCGGTGGATACGGATAGACACGTCCTGTGTGTGTGCCTTGTCGCGGAAAATCGGAAGAACATGA